One segment of Streptomyces sp. XD-27 DNA contains the following:
- a CDS encoding RNA polymerase sigma factor SigF, with the protein MPPQPARPHPADPEAAGDRPERADHMDQHQQDTRQQHDPHDRSGARALFVELRGLPEGSDERAELRNHLVRMHLPLVEHLARRFRNRGEPLDDLTQVATIGLIKSVDRFDPDRGVEFSTYATPTVVGEIKRHFRDKGWAVRVPRRLQELRLSLTTATAELSQRHGRAPTVHELAQHLSISEEEVLEGLESANAYSTLSLDVPDTDDESPAVADTLGAEDEALEGVEYRESLKPLLEDLPPREKKILLLRFFGNMTQSQIAQEVGISQMHVSRLLARTLAQLRERLLVEE; encoded by the coding sequence ATCCCGCCCCAGCCCGCCCGGCCGCATCCCGCGGACCCGGAAGCGGCTGGCGACCGACCAGAGCGGGCGGACCACATGGATCAGCACCAGCAGGACACGCGGCAGCAGCACGACCCGCACGACCGCAGCGGTGCGCGGGCGCTGTTCGTCGAGCTGCGTGGGCTGCCCGAGGGCTCCGACGAGCGGGCCGAGCTGCGGAACCACCTCGTCCGGATGCATCTGCCGCTGGTGGAGCACCTGGCGCGGCGCTTCCGCAACCGCGGCGAGCCGCTCGACGACCTGACGCAGGTCGCCACCATCGGCCTGATCAAGTCCGTGGACCGGTTCGACCCGGACCGCGGGGTGGAGTTCTCCACCTACGCGACGCCCACCGTCGTCGGGGAGATCAAGCGGCACTTCCGCGACAAGGGCTGGGCGGTCCGGGTCCCGCGCAGGCTCCAGGAGCTGCGGCTGTCCCTCACCACGGCCACCGCGGAGCTGTCCCAGCGGCACGGCCGCGCGCCCACCGTGCACGAACTGGCCCAGCACCTGAGCATCTCCGAGGAGGAGGTGCTGGAGGGCCTGGAGTCGGCCAACGCGTACAGCACGCTGTCGCTGGACGTGCCCGACACCGACGACGAGTCCCCGGCGGTCGCGGACACCCTCGGCGCGGAGGACGAGGCGCTGGAGGGCGTCGAGTACCGCGAGTCGCTCAAGCCGCTGCTGGAGGACCTGCCGCCGCGGGAGAAGAAGATCCTGCTGCTGCGGTTTTTCGGGAACATGACCCAGTCGCAGATCGCCCAGGAGGTGGGCATCTCGCAGATGCACGTCTCCCGGCTACTGGCCCGTACGCTCGCGCAGCTGAGGGAGAGGCTCCTGGTCGAGGAGTAG
- a CDS encoding UBP-type zinc finger domain-containing protein has protein sequence MSECPHVLDLPRLEPDPLTDTCPDCLAIGSHPVQLRLCLHCGHVGCCDSSPHRHAARHFTETGHPLVRTLEPGESWRWCYADRRLT, from the coding sequence ATGAGCGAGTGTCCGCATGTTCTCGACCTCCCGCGCCTCGAGCCGGACCCGCTGACCGACACCTGCCCGGACTGCCTGGCGATCGGCAGCCATCCGGTGCAACTGCGGCTGTGCCTGCACTGCGGACATGTGGGCTGCTGCGACTCCTCGCCGCACCGGCACGCGGCCCGGCACTTCACGGAGACCGGCCATCCGCTGGTGCGGACCCTGGAACCGGGCGAGAGCTGGCGCTGGTGCTATGCGGACCGGCGGCTCACCTGA
- a CDS encoding anti-sigma regulatory factor, with translation MSQIAGEPGNQDFVEVRLPAAGAYLSVLRTATAGLAARLDFTLDEIEDLRIAVDEACAILLQQAVPGSVLSCVFRLVEDALRVTVSAPTTDGRAPERDTFAWTVLSALAGEVDSTVAEDRTVSISLHKKRGAGPGQP, from the coding sequence GTGTCCCAGATCGCAGGCGAGCCCGGGAACCAGGACTTCGTGGAAGTTCGGCTGCCCGCAGCGGGGGCCTATCTGTCGGTGCTGCGGACGGCGACCGCAGGGCTCGCAGCCCGCTTGGACTTCACCCTCGACGAGATCGAGGATCTGCGCATCGCGGTGGACGAGGCCTGCGCGATCCTGCTTCAGCAGGCCGTCCCCGGCAGTGTGCTCAGCTGCGTCTTCCGTCTGGTCGAGGACGCACTGCGGGTGACCGTTTCGGCACCCACCACCGACGGCCGCGCTCCTGAGCGCGACACCTTCGCCTGGACGGTGCTCTCCGCGCTGGCCGGCGAGGTCGACTCGACGGTCGCCGAGGACCGTACGGTCAGCATCAGCCTGCACAAGAAGCGCGGCGCCGGCCCCGGACAGCCGTGA